A single genomic interval of Rhizobium leguminosarum bv. trifolii WSM1325 harbors:
- a CDS encoding protein of unknown function DUF72 (PFAM: protein of unknown function DUF72~KEGG: ret:RHE_CH02105 hypothetical protein) — MTKSGTIRTGIGGWTFEPWRGHFFPESLKQKDELNYASRQLKVIEVNGTYYSTQKPAVFAKWAADVPDGFIFSLKATRFVTNRRVLAEAGESMERFLSSGISELGDHLGPLLWQFAPTKKFDAEDFEAFLNLLPAKQEGLTLRHVVEVRHDSFKVPEFVALLAKYGVAPVCAEHFEYPMIADVTADFVYARLQKGSDDIPTCYPEKDLKAWADRLETWAEGKVPDDLPLIDGDRKVKTEPRDVFAFMIHEGKVNAPHGAIALQQALAK, encoded by the coding sequence ATCGGCGGCTGGACCTTCGAGCCCTGGCGCGGGCATTTCTTTCCCGAGAGCCTGAAACAGAAGGACGAGCTGAATTATGCCAGCCGCCAGCTGAAGGTCATCGAGGTCAACGGCACCTATTACAGCACGCAGAAGCCTGCGGTCTTTGCCAAATGGGCGGCTGACGTGCCCGACGGCTTCATCTTCTCGCTGAAGGCGACACGTTTCGTCACCAATCGGCGGGTGCTTGCCGAAGCCGGTGAATCGATGGAGCGGTTCCTGTCATCGGGCATCAGCGAACTCGGCGATCATCTCGGGCCGCTGCTCTGGCAGTTCGCGCCGACGAAGAAGTTCGATGCAGAGGATTTCGAAGCCTTCCTGAACTTGCTGCCGGCAAAACAGGAGGGGCTGACACTCCGCCACGTGGTCGAGGTGCGGCACGATTCCTTCAAGGTGCCGGAGTTCGTGGCGCTGCTGGCCAAATACGGCGTGGCGCCTGTTTGCGCCGAACATTTCGAATATCCAATGATCGCCGACGTGACGGCCGATTTCGTCTATGCGCGGCTGCAGAAGGGATCAGACGATATTCCGACCTGCTATCCGGAAAAGGACCTGAAGGCCTGGGCTGACCGGCTGGAGACCTGGGCGGAGGGCAAGGTTCCTGATGACCTGCCGCTGATCGATGGAGATCGCAAGGTGAAGACCGAGCCGCGCGACGTCTTTGCCTTCATGATCCATGAGGGCAAGGTCAATGCGCCGCATGGGGCAATCGCCCTGCAGCAGGCGCTGGCGAAGTAG
- a CDS encoding protein of unknown function DUF808 (PFAM: protein of unknown function DUF808~KEGG: mch:Mchl_2082 protein of unknown function DUF808): MSIGLIALLDDIAALAKVAAASLDDIAGQAAKAGAKAAGVVIDDAAVTPRYVTGFSAARELPIIGKIALGSLKNKLLILLPAALILSLVAPQAITPLLMIGGLYLCYEGVEKVYGLVLPHAAHAHESALEATSLDAKSIEDEKVAGAIKTDFILSAEIMAITLAAVPSGSMFTQAVILAVVGLGITVLVYGGVALIVKADDLGLMLARVRTASPIGAFLRSIGKGLVTGMPYFLKVLGIVGTAAMIWVGGGIIVHGLEAYGIGGLAHLIHDAGEATAHAVPVLASVLSWIVEAAGAGIVGIVAGLIAIPVAGYAVSPLWRHLKSLLPRRKEALANEKK, from the coding sequence ATGAGTATTGGCCTGATCGCCCTTCTTGATGATATCGCGGCATTGGCCAAGGTGGCTGCGGCCTCGCTCGACGATATTGCCGGCCAGGCGGCCAAAGCAGGCGCGAAAGCGGCTGGCGTCGTCATTGACGATGCGGCCGTCACACCCCGCTATGTCACCGGATTTTCGGCAGCACGCGAATTGCCGATCATCGGCAAGATCGCGCTCGGCTCGCTGAAGAACAAGCTTCTGATCCTGCTTCCGGCAGCACTGATCCTGAGCCTTGTCGCACCGCAGGCGATCACACCGCTGCTGATGATTGGCGGACTTTATCTCTGCTACGAGGGTGTGGAAAAAGTCTACGGGCTGGTGCTGCCGCACGCGGCCCACGCCCATGAATCGGCGCTCGAGGCGACGAGCCTCGATGCCAAATCCATAGAAGACGAGAAGGTTGCCGGCGCAATCAAGACGGATTTCATTCTGTCGGCCGAGATCATGGCGATTACGCTCGCCGCAGTGCCGTCAGGCAGCATGTTCACGCAGGCCGTCATCCTTGCCGTCGTTGGGCTGGGCATCACGGTCTTGGTCTATGGCGGTGTGGCGCTTATCGTCAAGGCCGATGATCTGGGTCTGATGCTGGCGCGTGTGCGGACGGCGTCTCCGATCGGCGCATTCCTGCGTTCGATCGGAAAGGGGCTCGTCACAGGCATGCCTTATTTTCTGAAAGTGCTCGGCATTGTCGGAACAGCCGCCATGATCTGGGTCGGCGGCGGCATCATCGTTCATGGCCTCGAAGCCTATGGCATCGGCGGCCTTGCGCATCTGATCCATGATGCCGGTGAGGCGACGGCGCATGCAGTTCCCGTTCTGGCATCGGTGCTCAGCTGGATCGTCGAGGCCGCAGGAGCTGGCATCGTCGGGATCGTCGCCGGCTTGATTGCAATTCCGGTCGCCGGCTACGCCGTTTCGCCGCTATGGCGGCACCTCAAGTCGCTCCTGCCGCGCCGGAAAGAGGCGCTGGCGAACGAGAAAAAATGA
- a CDS encoding carbohydrate kinase, YjeF related protein (TIGRFAM: carbohydrate kinase, YjeF related protein~PFAM: YjeF-family domain protein; protein of unknown function UPF0031~KEGG: rec:RHECIAT_CH0002155 putative carbohydrate kinase protein) — protein MIKHLSDLLLTPAEMAAVDAAAAASGIDSFGLMEGAGAAVAAAALRLYPGALRFVALCGPGNNGGDAYVAARHLQESGARVALFHLGDPMRLKGDAARAHMNCALKGQELDLYRPETGDVVVDGLFGAGLGREVPADVRALIGRVTEADIPVLAIDLPSGLDGRTGKVLGAAFRACNTITFMTRKPGHLLMPGRELCGELEVFDIGIPARIIRAEAGGVIAENTPDAWKRVLPAEQLETHKYKRGHLVVFSGEAHKTGAARMSAISGLKAGAGLVTIAAPRAAMAANAAHLTAVMLHAIDDEADLGDWLSDKRLQTFVLGPGFGIGARARGFVSVVADRHLVLDADGISSFKDDPQQLFDLFRGEPRLVLTPHEGEFARLFPDIGGDDRLGKVDKAVAAARRANAAIIYKGADTVIAAPDGRALINTNAPVWLATAGSGDVLAGIIGGLLAQGLPAFEAAAAGVWLHGEAGQRAGKGLTAEELAAEVLPL, from the coding sequence ATGATCAAACATCTGTCCGACCTTCTTCTCACGCCTGCCGAAATGGCCGCGGTCGACGCGGCCGCTGCGGCATCCGGCATCGACTCCTTCGGTCTGATGGAGGGGGCAGGTGCCGCGGTCGCGGCCGCTGCTCTGCGCCTTTATCCCGGAGCTTTGCGTTTCGTCGCACTCTGCGGACCGGGCAACAATGGCGGCGACGCCTATGTCGCAGCCCGTCATCTGCAGGAAAGCGGGGCGAGGGTGGCGCTCTTCCACCTCGGCGATCCCATGAGGCTGAAAGGTGATGCCGCCCGTGCCCACATGAACTGCGCGCTCAAGGGACAGGAACTCGACCTCTATCGGCCGGAAACCGGCGACGTCGTCGTCGATGGCTTGTTCGGGGCGGGGCTTGGCCGCGAGGTGCCGGCCGATGTGCGCGCGCTGATCGGCCGCGTCACCGAGGCCGATATTCCTGTGCTCGCCATCGATCTGCCCTCCGGCCTCGATGGTCGCACCGGCAAGGTGCTGGGTGCCGCCTTCCGGGCCTGCAACACCATCACCTTCATGACCCGCAAGCCCGGTCATCTGCTGATGCCGGGTAGGGAGCTTTGCGGTGAATTAGAGGTCTTCGATATCGGTATTCCCGCCCGCATCATCCGCGCTGAGGCAGGCGGTGTCATCGCCGAGAACACGCCGGATGCCTGGAAGCGCGTGCTGCCGGCCGAGCAACTGGAAACCCACAAATACAAGCGCGGTCATCTGGTCGTCTTCTCAGGCGAGGCCCACAAGACAGGTGCCGCGCGCATGTCGGCGATCTCGGGCCTGAAGGCCGGCGCCGGCTTGGTGACCATCGCAGCCCCCCGCGCGGCGATGGCCGCCAATGCTGCGCATCTCACCGCCGTCATGCTGCATGCCATCGACGACGAGGCCGACCTCGGCGACTGGCTCTCCGACAAGCGGCTGCAGACCTTCGTCCTCGGCCCCGGTTTCGGTATCGGCGCCAGGGCGCGCGGCTTCGTCTCGGTCGTTGCCGATCGCCATCTGGTGCTCGATGCCGACGGCATCTCCTCGTTCAAGGACGATCCGCAACAGCTGTTTGATCTTTTCCGGGGTGAGCCGCGTCTGGTGCTGACGCCGCACGAGGGCGAATTCGCCCGGCTCTTTCCCGATATCGGCGGCGACGATAGGCTCGGCAAGGTGGACAAGGCTGTGGCCGCCGCCCGCCGCGCCAATGCCGCGATTATCTACAAAGGCGCCGATACCGTCATCGCCGCGCCAGACGGCCGTGCGCTCATCAATACCAACGCTCCCGTCTGGCTTGCCACCGCCGGTTCCGGCGACGTGCTTGCCGGCATCATCGGCGGATTGCTGGCCCAGGGCCTGCCGGCCTTCGAGGCCGCGGCCGCCGGCGTCTGGCTGCACGGCGAGGCAGGCCAACGCGCCGGCAAGGGGCTGACGGCGGAGGAGCTTGCAGCCGAGGTGTTGCCCCTTTAG